TATTTTTCAATAGATAGAGTTAAAAGTGACTTAAAAAAGCTAATAGATGCAGAAGTAAAACAGGTAAAATTTGTTGACAGAACATTCAATGCTAGAAAAGAGTATGCAATGGAAGTAATGAACTTTATAATAAGCGAAGGTGTTAGTAATACTAACTTTCATTTTGAAGTTACAGCAGATTTATTAGATGAGGATATTATAGAGTTTTTAAAGAATATAAAAGAAGGATTATTTCAGTTTGAAATAGGAGTTCAGTCTACTAATCCTAGAACTTTAGATATAATTGATAGGAAAACTGACTTTAAGAGACTTAGTGAAGTTGTTACTGAAATTAAAAGTTTCAAAAATATTCACTTACATTTAGATTTAATAGCAGGACTTCCTTATGAAGGTTATGATAGCTTTAAAAAATCATTTAATGATGTTTATGCATTGAATCCAGATAAATTGCAACTAGGATTTTTGAAGCTTTTAAAAGGCTCTCAACTAAGAATAGACGGAGAAAAATATGGTTTTAAGTTTATTGATAAGCCTCCTTATGAAATACTAGAGACTGAATATATGAGTTATGGTGAAATGCTAAAGCTAAAAACTATAGAAGATTTGGTTGAAAAGTATGGAAATGAAGGATATTTTTCAAATACAATAAGGTATATAATAAACAATTTTTATGAGAGTCCCTTTGATTTCTATGAGAACTTTGCAGAATATTGGGAAGTAAAAGAGCACCATAAGGTATCTCATAATAGGACTAGTCTTTATAAAAAACTTTATGAATACTATAAGGAGGTTATAAACGAAGATAATGGTCTATTTGTGGATGTACTTAAACTAGATTTTTTAATGAATTCAGGGAAATCTCCTACTTTACCATCTTTTATGAAAAAAGATGATACAGATTATTTAAAAACTGCAAAACACGAATTTTTAAAAGATGAAAAGAATATAGAGTCATATCTTTGTGAATTTAGAAATACTCCTGTAAAAAAAATAATAAATCAAATTCACATAGAAGAATTTAATTTTGACGTTTTAGATTTGATAGAGAAAAGTTATGATAAAAACTTTATAATTAAAGGAAATAAAGTCCTATTATTTAAATATAACAATGAAGATAAGATTGCAATTAATAAATGTAAAGTGTTTAATATAACTGATAATTTTAAAAACTAATATAGGTGGGGATGTTTAACTATGAAAAGGTTAGATGAATACTTTAAGAAAAAAACAAAGAACTTATCTTTTATAGAGATAAAGCCAAACTCTTATGTAGATATAAAAGGGTATAAAGTAGGTCCAGAAACTCCACTTCCTTTGGTATTGGACGAACTAGTGAAAGAAATACAAGAAGGAAAAGCACAAGATGAAGTTAACTTTGCAACAGTTATAAACGGAATAATATATACTATAGGGGTTGATCCCAAGTTTAAACATTTAGAAGAATATAAGAAAATACTTTATAATTATGATTTTAGAATAGAAGAGTTTATTTTGTATAATGGATTGAAGAAAGTTAACGAGGGACATTTGGAAGATGGATTAGTATGGTTAAGAGCACTATACATTATTAATAAAAGAAATCTTATGGGATCATAT
Above is a window of Gottschalkia purinilytica DNA encoding:
- a CDS encoding B12-binding domain-containing radical SAM protein, coding for MNILITTLNSKFIHTSLSIRYLKSYSESEFPNIDIEEYTINQSVDYITGEIFKKECDIVAFSCYIWNIESTLEICERLKIVNPDIKIILGGPEVSFDSEDIMKRYEFVDFVIDGEGEETFKELLVCIRDRKDLNKVEGIVFRDGQDIIRTPLRPLIQNLDDIPSPFEGDLSEYNNKIVYFESSRGCPFNCKFCLSSTIKGVRYFSIDRVKSDLKKLIDAEVKQVKFVDRTFNARKEYAMEVMNFIISEGVSNTNFHFEVTADLLDEDIIEFLKNIKEGLFQFEIGVQSTNPRTLDIIDRKTDFKRLSEVVTEIKSFKNIHLHLDLIAGLPYEGYDSFKKSFNDVYALNPDKLQLGFLKLLKGSQLRIDGEKYGFKFIDKPPYEILETEYMSYGEMLKLKTIEDLVEKYGNEGYFSNTIRYIINNFYESPFDFYENFAEYWEVKEHHKVSHNRTSLYKKLYEYYKEVINEDNGLFVDVLKLDFLMNSGKSPTLPSFMKKDDTDYLKTAKHEFLKDEKNIESYLCEFRNTPVKKIINQIHIEEFNFDVLDLIEKSYDKNFIIKGNKVLLFKYNNEDKIAINKCKVFNITDNFKN